In one Methylobacterium sp. SyP6R genomic region, the following are encoded:
- the cbiE gene encoding precorrin-6y C5,15-methyltransferase (decarboxylating) subunit CbiE: protein MAAFSPEAPAMSSIPPWLFIVGIGEDGRAGLSPAAASALDGAGLVVGGRRHLELAAPLSAETLAWPSPLSDAYPEILARRGQPTCVLATGDPFHYGVGAELARLMPASEIAAYPQASAFSLAAARLGWPLAEVACLTLHGRALERVIPHLQPGARLLLLSWDGSTPETLAGLLAARGFPRSRLTVLEAMGGPRERRRNALAAEFSEGGIDPLNTLAVEVVAEPDARVIPLAPGLDDAWFETDGQLTKAEIRAITLAALRPRLGQLLWDVGAGSGSIGIEWSLRHPANRAIAVEAKEERAARIRRNARDLGVPDLRVVIGRAPQSLAGLPAPDAAFLGGGVSEPALVAAVLGALPSGGRLVANAVTLESEALLLRCHAEHGGTLRRLSVARAEPVGHLTGWRPAMPVTQWALTKP, encoded by the coding sequence ATGGCCGCCTTCTCGCCTGAGGCTCCCGCGATGTCGAGCATTCCACCCTGGCTGTTCATCGTCGGCATCGGCGAGGATGGACGGGCCGGGCTCTCGCCCGCCGCCGCTTCGGCCCTCGACGGGGCCGGGCTGGTGGTCGGCGGGCGCCGCCACCTGGAACTCGCCGCGCCACTGTCCGCCGAGACCCTGGCCTGGCCGAGCCCGCTCTCGGATGCCTATCCGGAAATCCTCGCCCGGCGCGGGCAACCGACCTGCGTGCTCGCCACCGGCGATCCGTTCCATTACGGCGTCGGCGCGGAACTCGCCCGGCTGATGCCGGCGAGCGAGATCGCGGCCTATCCCCAGGCCTCCGCCTTCAGCCTCGCGGCGGCCCGGCTCGGCTGGCCGCTCGCCGAGGTCGCGTGCCTGACCCTGCACGGGCGGGCGCTGGAGCGGGTGATCCCGCATCTCCAGCCCGGCGCCCGGCTCCTCCTCCTGTCCTGGGACGGGTCGACGCCCGAGACACTCGCAGGCCTGCTGGCCGCACGCGGCTTTCCGCGCTCGCGCCTCACCGTGCTCGAAGCCATGGGCGGTCCCCGCGAGCGCCGCCGCAATGCCCTGGCGGCGGAGTTCTCGGAGGGCGGAATCGACCCGCTCAACACACTGGCGGTCGAGGTGGTGGCCGAGCCCGACGCCCGGGTGATTCCGCTCGCACCCGGCCTCGACGATGCCTGGTTCGAGACCGACGGCCAGCTCACCAAGGCGGAGATCCGCGCCATCACACTCGCGGCCTTGCGCCCCCGGCTCGGCCAGCTCCTGTGGGATGTCGGCGCCGGCTCGGGGTCGATCGGCATCGAGTGGTCCTTGCGTCATCCGGCAAACCGCGCGATCGCGGTCGAGGCGAAGGAGGAGCGCGCCGCCCGCATCCGCCGCAACGCGCGCGATCTCGGCGTGCCCGATCTGCGGGTCGTGATCGGCCGGGCGCCCCAAAGCCTCGCCGGGCTGCCGGCACCGGACGCAGCCTTCCTCGGCGGCGGCGTCTCCGAGCCTGCCCTGGTCGCGGCGGTCCTGGGGGCGCTTCCCAGCGGCGGGCGCCTCGTCGCCAACGCGGTGACGCTGGAGAGCGAGGCCCTGCTGCTGCGCTGTCATGCCGAACATGGCGGTACCTTGCGCCGCCTCTCGGTCGCCCGGGCCGAGCCGGTCGGTCACCTCACCGGATGGCGCCCGGCGATGCCGGTGACGCAATGGGCGCTGACGAAGCCGTGA
- a CDS encoding cobalamin biosynthesis protein, whose amino-acid sequence MHGPARTPAKAAPRALVAGIGFRHATAAEEILGLVAEGLRQADLAGAQLAALATAADRAGDPAIRAAAESLGVPLVAIGVEALREAGRRVVTRSVRIEALRGVGSLAEAAALAAAGPEGRLVLPRIASAGATCALAASGDALSS is encoded by the coding sequence CTGCACGGCCCTGCCCGCACCCCCGCCAAGGCGGCGCCCCGCGCCCTCGTCGCCGGCATCGGCTTTCGCCATGCCACCGCGGCCGAGGAGATCCTGGGGCTGGTGGCGGAGGGCCTGCGGCAGGCGGACTTGGCCGGTGCGCAACTCGCGGCTTTGGCCACCGCCGCGGACCGTGCCGGCGACCCGGCGATCCGCGCGGCGGCCGAATCCCTCGGCGTGCCGCTCGTCGCCATCGGGGTCGAGGCCCTGCGCGAGGCCGGCCGCCGGGTCGTCACCCGCTCCGTCCGCATCGAGGCCCTGCGCGGCGTCGGTTCGCTCGCCGAGGCCGCGGCGTTGGCGGCGGCCGGGCCCGAGGGCCGCCTCGTCCTGCCCCGCATCGCCTCGGCGGGCGCCACCTGCGCCCTCGCCGCCAGCGGAGACGCCCTTTCGTCATGA
- the cobM gene encoding precorrin-4 C(11)-methyltransferase — MIHFIGAGPGAADLITVRGRDLIARCPVCLHAGSLVAPEILSWCPPGARIVDTAPLSLDAIIDVMRQAHAAGQEVARLHSGDLSIWSAVAEQTRRLDRLGIPYDLTPGVPSFAAAAAVLGRELTVPEVAQSVVLTRTSGRASAMPDTERLAVFAATRATLAIHLSIHVVDTVVADLIPHYGPDCPVAVVFRATWPDERVLRGTLADIAARVAAAGLERTALILVGPALGSTDFRESALYAVDYDRRFRPGGAVAALVEPRST; from the coding sequence ATGATCCACTTCATCGGTGCCGGCCCCGGCGCGGCCGACCTCATCACCGTGCGCGGCCGCGACCTCATCGCCCGCTGTCCGGTCTGCCTTCATGCCGGCTCGCTGGTGGCGCCCGAGATTCTGTCCTGGTGCCCGCCCGGTGCGCGGATCGTCGACACCGCGCCGCTCTCCCTCGACGCGATCATCGACGTGATGAGGCAAGCCCACGCGGCCGGCCAGGAAGTGGCGCGGCTGCATTCCGGCGACCTCTCGATCTGGAGCGCGGTCGCCGAGCAGACACGCCGCCTCGACCGCCTCGGCATCCCCTACGACCTGACCCCCGGCGTCCCCTCCTTCGCCGCCGCGGCGGCCGTGCTCGGGCGCGAGTTGACGGTGCCGGAGGTGGCGCAATCGGTGGTGCTCACCCGCACCAGCGGCCGCGCCTCTGCGATGCCCGACACCGAGCGCCTCGCCGTCTTCGCGGCGACCCGGGCGACGTTGGCCATCCACCTGTCGATCCACGTCGTCGACACGGTGGTGGCGGACCTGATCCCGCATTACGGCCCGGACTGCCCGGTGGCGGTGGTGTTCCGCGCGACCTGGCCGGACGAGCGGGTCCTGCGCGGGACCCTCGCCGATATCGCGGCCCGGGTGGCGGCGGCGGGGCTGGAGCGCACGGCGCTGATCCTGGTCGGCCCCGCGCTCGGGTCGACGGATTTCCGCGAGAGCGCGCTCTACGCGGTGGATTACGACCGGCGGTTCCGGCCGGGCGGGGCCGTGGCCGCGCTGGTCGAACCCCGGTCGACGTGA
- a CDS encoding GNAT family N-acetyltransferase, with amino-acid sequence MLARIHTASWRSAYRGILDPDFLAGPIEQDRLDAWAGRLGPHQPHVTAIIAEDADGPLGFVCAVGAEDERWGTLIDNLHVLPTAKGRGLGTDLLAAAADWSLRGYPDSGIYLWCFEQNEPARRFYERRGGAIAERSRHAIPGGGDRTVIRYHWDDPASAFGLQRPSDCL; translated from the coding sequence GTGCTCGCCCGGATCCACACGGCGAGCTGGAGAAGCGCGTATCGGGGGATCCTCGATCCGGACTTCCTCGCCGGTCCGATCGAGCAGGATCGCCTGGACGCGTGGGCCGGCCGCCTCGGGCCGCATCAGCCGCACGTGACCGCCATCATCGCCGAGGACGCCGACGGGCCGCTCGGCTTCGTCTGCGCGGTCGGGGCGGAGGATGAGCGCTGGGGAACGCTGATCGACAATCTCCACGTCCTTCCCACGGCGAAGGGGCGAGGCTTGGGGACGGATTTGCTCGCAGCCGCGGCCGACTGGTCCCTGCGCGGCTACCCGGATTCAGGGATCTACCTATGGTGCTTCGAGCAGAACGAACCGGCCCGCCGCTTCTACGAGCGGCGCGGCGGCGCGATCGCGGAGCGGAGCCGACACGCCATTCCCGGCGGCGGCGACCGGACGGTGATTCGTTATCACTGGGACGATCCCGCCTCCGCCTTCGGCCTGCAACGCCCCTCCGATTGCCTCTGA